A window from Streptomyces sp. NBC_00299 encodes these proteins:
- a CDS encoding YbaB/EbfC family nucleoid-associated protein, whose translation MTEPLEKRLEKAMAELQAAQEAVARTERELRQASFAVLSSDRAVRATVGPQGELAGIEFLESKYRDMSPQELAASVLEAANAARLKMNRHVMKAMAPFAEPSSNVPELKGFELDWERIFGPEVLREDDEDTARDGQAATPAWRDALGEDGED comes from the coding sequence GTGACGGAACCGCTGGAGAAGCGCCTCGAGAAGGCGATGGCCGAACTCCAGGCGGCCCAGGAAGCGGTCGCGCGCACCGAACGCGAACTGCGGCAGGCGTCGTTCGCGGTGCTCTCCTCCGACCGCGCGGTCCGCGCCACCGTGGGCCCGCAGGGTGAACTGGCCGGGATCGAGTTCCTGGAGAGCAAGTACCGCGACATGTCCCCCCAGGAGCTGGCCGCCAGCGTCCTGGAGGCGGCGAACGCGGCCCGCCTGAAGATGAACCGCCACGTGATGAAGGCGATGGCGCCCTTCGCCGAGCCCAGCAGCAACGTGCCGGAACTGAAGGGCTTCGAGCTGGACTGGGAGCGGATCTTCGGTCCCGAGGTACTGCGCGAGGACGACGAGGACACGGCGCGCGACGGCCAGGCGGCCACCCCCGCCTGGCGGGACGCGCTCGGAGAGGACGGGGAGGACTGA